Proteins encoded by one window of Haematobia irritans isolate KBUSLIRL chromosome 2, ASM5000362v1, whole genome shotgun sequence:
- the LOC142227472 gene encoding uncharacterized protein LOC142227472 → MSKNCVQFILFIIGLMLMLLCEISAYDPSDKKIASVLPPEGMFEAFYPREVDGIPNGASRPPHAHGSFFKHRNPALVDTKNAAAYGYRFDGKRRFNFD, encoded by the coding sequence ATGTCCAAGAATTgtgttcaatttattttattcatcatTGGTTTGATGTTAATGCTGCTATGTGAAATAAGTGCCTATGATCCAAGTGATAAGAAAATCGCTTCAGTATTACCACCTGAGGGAATGTTTGAAGCTTTTTACCCCCGAGAAGTTGATGGAATACCCAATGGAGCTTCGAGACCTCCCCATGCTCATGGTAGCTTCTTTAAACATCGCAATCCTGCATTGGTGGATACAAAAAATGCAGCTGCCTATGGTTATCGTTTTGATGGTAAACGCCGTTTCAATTTCGATTAA